The Falco peregrinus isolate bFalPer1 chromosome 1, bFalPer1.pri, whole genome shotgun sequence genome has a window encoding:
- the GRIN1 gene encoding glutamate receptor ionotropic, NMDA 1 isoform X4 has product MSTMRLLLLALLFSSSFARAGCDPKIVNIGAVLSTKKHEQIFREAVNQANKRHGTWKLQLNATSVTHKPNAIQMALSVCEDLISSQVYAILVSHPPAPNDHLTPTPVSYTAGFYRIPVIGLTTRMSIYSDKSIHLSFLRTVPPYSHQANVWFEMMRVFNWNHVILIVSDDHEGRAAQKKLETLLEERESKSKKRNYENLDQLSYDNKRGPKAEKVLQFDPGTKNVTSLLLEAKELEARVIILSASEDDAATVYRSAAMLNMTGSGYVWLVGEREISGNALRYAPDGVIGLQLINGKNESAHISDAVAVVAQAVHDLFEKENITDPPRGCVGNTNIWKTGPLFKRVLMSSKYSEGVTGRVEFNEDGDRKFANYSIMNLQNRKLVQVGIYNGSHVLTNDRKIIWPGGETEKPQGYQMSTKLKIVTIHQEPFVYVKPTQADGTCREEFTINGDPVKKVFCTGPNETIPGRPTVALCCYGFCIDLLIRLAGVMNFTYEVHLVADGKFGTQERVNNSNKKEWNGMMGELLSGQADMIVAPLTINNERAQYIEFSKPFKYQGLTILVKKEIPRSTLDSFMQPFQSTLWLLVGLSVHVVAVMLYLLDRFSPFGRFKVNSEEEEEDALTLSSAMWFSWGVLLNSGIGEGAPRSFSARILGMVWAGFAMIIVASYTANLAAFLVLDRPEERITGINDPRLRNPSDKFIYATVKQSSVDIYFRRQVELSTMYRHMEKHNYESAAEAIQAVRDNKLHAFIWDSAVLEFEASQKCDLVTTGELFFRSGFGIGMRKDSPWKQNVSLAILKSHENGFMEDLDKTWVRYQECDSRSNAPATLTFENMAGVFMLVAGGIVAGIFLIFIEIAYKRHKDARRKQMQLAFAAVNVWRKNLQDRKSGRAEPDPKKKATFRSITSTLASSFKRRRSSKDTPCRMVPQECQRDRLAPWSQDSPGKLPPHSERPSAHHHPSCTASPRHIIPTAPGGDACVPHRQLLQLE; this is encoded by the exons GTCTATGCAATATTAGTTAGTCACCCTCCTGCTCCCAACGATCACCTAACACCAACACCCGTATCATACACAGCTGGCTTCTACAGGATCCCTGTCATTGGTCTGACAACACGCATGTCTATATATTCTGATAAG AGCATCCACCTGTCCTTTTTGCGCACGGTCCCACCATACTCTCACCAGGCCAACGTCTGGTTTGAGATGATGAGAGTCTTCAACTGGAATCACGTCATTCTGATAGTCAGCGACGACCATGAAGGTCGTGCTGCACAAAAGAAGCTGGAGACCCTTTTGGAGGAGAGAGAGTCCAAG AGTAAAAAAAGGAACTATGAAAACCTCGACCAACTTTCCTATGACAACAAGCGAGGACCCAAG GCTGAGAAAGTGCTTCAGTTTGATCCTGGAACCAAAAACGTGACgtcactgctgctggaggctAAGGAGCTGGAGGCTCGTGTCATCATCCTTTCGGCCAG TGAGGATGATGCGGCCACGGTGTACAGATCAGCAGCCATGCTCAATATGACAGGCTCCGGCTACGTGTGGCTGGTGGGGGAACGGGAGATATCGGGCAATGCCCTGCGTTACGCCCCTGATG GAGTGATCGGTCTGCAGCTCATCAACGGGAAGAACGAGTCAGCCCACATCAGTGATGCTGTCGCGGTGGTGGCCCAGGCCGTGCATGACTTGTTTGAGAAGGAGAATATCACAGACCCGCCACGAGGTTGTGTGGGCAACACCAACATCTGGAAGACAGGACCTCTTTTCAAGAG GGTGTTGATGTCCTCCAAGTACTCAGAGGGTGTCACGGGACGGGTGGAGTTCAatgaggatggggacaggaagTTTGCCAACTACAGCATCATGAACCTGCAGAATCGGAAACTGGTCCAAGTTGGGATTTACAACGGCAGCCAC GTCTTGACCAATGACCGGAAGATTATCTGGCCAGGGGGAGAAACTGAGAAACCTCAAGGTTATCAGATGTCAACCAAGCTGAAG ATCGTGACAATCCATCAAGAGCCCTTTGTGTATGTGAAGCCCACGCAAGCAGATGGGACATGCAGGGAGGAATTCACCATCAATGGAGATCCTGTGAAAAAGGTCTTTTGCACCGGACCCAACGAGACCATCCCAG GCCGCCCAACCGTGGCACTGTGCTGCTACGGCTTCTGCATCGACCTGCTCATCCGGCTGGCAGGGGTGATGAACTTCACCTATGAGGTTCACCTGGTGGCTGATGGTAAATTTGGTACCCAAGAGCGG GttaacaacagcaacaagaagGAGTGGAATGGGATGATGGGGGAGCTACTGAGCGGCCAAGCAGACATGATTGTGGCTCCCCTCACCATCAACAACGAGCGGGCACAGTACATTGAGTTCTCCAAACCCTTCAAGTACCAGGGCCTCACCATCCTTGTGAAGAAG GAAATCCCCCGCAGCACCTTGGACTCGTTCATGCAGCCTTTCCAGAGCACGCTttggctgctggtggggctgtcTGTGCACGTGGTGGCAGTGATGTTGTACCTCTTAGACCGATTCAG CCCGTTTGGCCGGTTCAAAGTGAAtagtgaggaggaggaggaagatgccCTGACCCTCTCCTCAGCAATGTGGTTCTCCTGGGGAGTCCTGCTGAACTCCGGCATCGGAGAAG GTGCTCCCCGGAGTTTCTCTGCCCGTATTCTTGGCATGGTGTGGGCTGGCTTTGCTATGATCATTGTGGCTTCATACACTGCCAATCTGGCAGCCTTCCTGGTGTTAGACCGGCCTGAGGAGAGAATTACGGGCATTAACGACCCCCGG ctgcgcAACCCCTCTGATAAATTCATCTATGCCACGGTGAAGCAGAGCTCGGTGGACATCTACTTCCGACGGCAGGTGGAGCTGAGCACCATGTACCGGCATATGGAGAAACACAACTACGAGAGCGCTGCCGAAGCCATCCAGGCAGTGAGGGACAA CAAGCTCCATGCCTTCATCTGGGACTCGGCGGTGCTGGAGTTTGAAGCCTCCCAGAAGTGTGACCTGGTGACGACGGGGGAGCTTTTCTTCCGCTCCGGCTTCGGGATTGGGATGCGCAAGGACAGCCCGTGGAAGCAGAACGTCTCCCTGGCCATCCTCAA GTCCCACGAGAACGGCTTCATGGAGGATTTGGACAAGACTTGGGTGAGGTATCAGGAGTGTGATTCCCGTAGCAATGCCCCAGCAACACTCACCTTTGAAAATATGGCAG GTGTGTTTATGCTGGTGGCTGGAGGTATTGTTGCCgggatatttttaatattcataGAAATAGCTTACAAAAGGCATAAGGACGCGCGGAGGAAGCAGATGCAGCTGGCGTTTGCGGCCGTTAATGTGTGGAGGAAAAACCTGCAG GATAGAAAAAGTGGTAGAGCAGAACCTGACCCTAAAAAGAAAGCCACTTTTAGGTCCATCACCTCCACCCTGGCCTCCAGCTTCAAGAGACGTAGGTCCTCCAAGGATACG ccctgcagaatgGTCCCTCAGGAGTGCCAGAGAGACAGGCTGGCACCATGGAGCCAAGACAGCCCTGGGAAGCTACCACCCCACTCTGAACGTCCTAGCGCCCACCATCACCCGAGCTGCACAGCCTCTCCGCGGCACATCATCCCCACCGCCCCAGGAGGAGATGCATGTGTTCCCCATAGGCAGCTCCTGCAACTCGAATAG
- the GRIN1 gene encoding glutamate receptor ionotropic, NMDA 1 isoform X6, which produces MSTMRLLLLALLFSSSFARAGCDPKIVNIGAVLSTKKHEQIFREAVNQANKRHGTWKLQLNATSVTHKPNAIQMALSVCEDLISSQVYAILVSHPPAPNDHLTPTPVSYTAGFYRIPVIGLTTRMSIYSDKSIHLSFLRTVPPYSHQANVWFEMMRVFNWNHVILIVSDDHEGRAAQKKLETLLEERESKSKKRNYENLDQLSYDNKRGPKAEKVLQFDPGTKNVTSLLLEAKELEARVIILSASEDDAATVYRSAAMLNMTGSGYVWLVGEREISGNALRYAPDGVIGLQLINGKNESAHISDAVAVVAQAVHDLFEKENITDPPRGCVGNTNIWKTGPLFKRVLMSSKYSEGVTGRVEFNEDGDRKFANYSIMNLQNRKLVQVGIYNGSHVLTNDRKIIWPGGETEKPQGYQMSTKLKIVTIHQEPFVYVKPTQADGTCREEFTINGDPVKKVFCTGPNETIPGRPTVALCCYGFCIDLLIRLAGVMNFTYEVHLVADGKFGTQERVNNSNKKEWNGMMGELLSGQADMIVAPLTINNERAQYIEFSKPFKYQGLTILVKKEIPRSTLDSFMQPFQSTLWLLVGLSVHVVAVMLYLLDRFSPFGRFKVNSEEEEEDALTLSSAMWFSWGVLLNSGIGEGAPRSFSARILGMVWAGFAMIIVASYTANLAAFLVLDRPEERITGINDPRLRNPSDKFIYATVKQSSVDIYFRRQVELSTMYRHMEKHNYESAAEAIQAVRDNKLHAFIWDSAVLEFEASQKCDLVTTGELFFRSGFGIGMRKDSPWKQNVSLAILKSHENGFMEDLDKTWVRYQECDSRSNAPATLTFENMAGVFMLVAGGIVAGIFLIFIEIAYKRHKDARRKQMQLAFAAVNVWRKNLQPCRMVPQECQRDRLAPWSQDSPGKLPPHSERPSAHHHPSCTASPRHIIPTAPGGDACVPHRQLLQLE; this is translated from the exons GTCTATGCAATATTAGTTAGTCACCCTCCTGCTCCCAACGATCACCTAACACCAACACCCGTATCATACACAGCTGGCTTCTACAGGATCCCTGTCATTGGTCTGACAACACGCATGTCTATATATTCTGATAAG AGCATCCACCTGTCCTTTTTGCGCACGGTCCCACCATACTCTCACCAGGCCAACGTCTGGTTTGAGATGATGAGAGTCTTCAACTGGAATCACGTCATTCTGATAGTCAGCGACGACCATGAAGGTCGTGCTGCACAAAAGAAGCTGGAGACCCTTTTGGAGGAGAGAGAGTCCAAG AGTAAAAAAAGGAACTATGAAAACCTCGACCAACTTTCCTATGACAACAAGCGAGGACCCAAG GCTGAGAAAGTGCTTCAGTTTGATCCTGGAACCAAAAACGTGACgtcactgctgctggaggctAAGGAGCTGGAGGCTCGTGTCATCATCCTTTCGGCCAG TGAGGATGATGCGGCCACGGTGTACAGATCAGCAGCCATGCTCAATATGACAGGCTCCGGCTACGTGTGGCTGGTGGGGGAACGGGAGATATCGGGCAATGCCCTGCGTTACGCCCCTGATG GAGTGATCGGTCTGCAGCTCATCAACGGGAAGAACGAGTCAGCCCACATCAGTGATGCTGTCGCGGTGGTGGCCCAGGCCGTGCATGACTTGTTTGAGAAGGAGAATATCACAGACCCGCCACGAGGTTGTGTGGGCAACACCAACATCTGGAAGACAGGACCTCTTTTCAAGAG GGTGTTGATGTCCTCCAAGTACTCAGAGGGTGTCACGGGACGGGTGGAGTTCAatgaggatggggacaggaagTTTGCCAACTACAGCATCATGAACCTGCAGAATCGGAAACTGGTCCAAGTTGGGATTTACAACGGCAGCCAC GTCTTGACCAATGACCGGAAGATTATCTGGCCAGGGGGAGAAACTGAGAAACCTCAAGGTTATCAGATGTCAACCAAGCTGAAG ATCGTGACAATCCATCAAGAGCCCTTTGTGTATGTGAAGCCCACGCAAGCAGATGGGACATGCAGGGAGGAATTCACCATCAATGGAGATCCTGTGAAAAAGGTCTTTTGCACCGGACCCAACGAGACCATCCCAG GCCGCCCAACCGTGGCACTGTGCTGCTACGGCTTCTGCATCGACCTGCTCATCCGGCTGGCAGGGGTGATGAACTTCACCTATGAGGTTCACCTGGTGGCTGATGGTAAATTTGGTACCCAAGAGCGG GttaacaacagcaacaagaagGAGTGGAATGGGATGATGGGGGAGCTACTGAGCGGCCAAGCAGACATGATTGTGGCTCCCCTCACCATCAACAACGAGCGGGCACAGTACATTGAGTTCTCCAAACCCTTCAAGTACCAGGGCCTCACCATCCTTGTGAAGAAG GAAATCCCCCGCAGCACCTTGGACTCGTTCATGCAGCCTTTCCAGAGCACGCTttggctgctggtggggctgtcTGTGCACGTGGTGGCAGTGATGTTGTACCTCTTAGACCGATTCAG CCCGTTTGGCCGGTTCAAAGTGAAtagtgaggaggaggaggaagatgccCTGACCCTCTCCTCAGCAATGTGGTTCTCCTGGGGAGTCCTGCTGAACTCCGGCATCGGAGAAG GTGCTCCCCGGAGTTTCTCTGCCCGTATTCTTGGCATGGTGTGGGCTGGCTTTGCTATGATCATTGTGGCTTCATACACTGCCAATCTGGCAGCCTTCCTGGTGTTAGACCGGCCTGAGGAGAGAATTACGGGCATTAACGACCCCCGG ctgcgcAACCCCTCTGATAAATTCATCTATGCCACGGTGAAGCAGAGCTCGGTGGACATCTACTTCCGACGGCAGGTGGAGCTGAGCACCATGTACCGGCATATGGAGAAACACAACTACGAGAGCGCTGCCGAAGCCATCCAGGCAGTGAGGGACAA CAAGCTCCATGCCTTCATCTGGGACTCGGCGGTGCTGGAGTTTGAAGCCTCCCAGAAGTGTGACCTGGTGACGACGGGGGAGCTTTTCTTCCGCTCCGGCTTCGGGATTGGGATGCGCAAGGACAGCCCGTGGAAGCAGAACGTCTCCCTGGCCATCCTCAA GTCCCACGAGAACGGCTTCATGGAGGATTTGGACAAGACTTGGGTGAGGTATCAGGAGTGTGATTCCCGTAGCAATGCCCCAGCAACACTCACCTTTGAAAATATGGCAG GTGTGTTTATGCTGGTGGCTGGAGGTATTGTTGCCgggatatttttaatattcataGAAATAGCTTACAAAAGGCATAAGGACGCGCGGAGGAAGCAGATGCAGCTGGCGTTTGCGGCCGTTAATGTGTGGAGGAAAAACCTGCAG ccctgcagaatgGTCCCTCAGGAGTGCCAGAGAGACAGGCTGGCACCATGGAGCCAAGACAGCCCTGGGAAGCTACCACCCCACTCTGAACGTCCTAGCGCCCACCATCACCCGAGCTGCACAGCCTCTCCGCGGCACATCATCCCCACCGCCCCAGGAGGAGATGCATGTGTTCCCCATAGGCAGCTCCTGCAACTCGAATAG
- the GRIN1 gene encoding glutamate receptor ionotropic, NMDA 1 isoform X1 has translation MSTMRLLLLALLFSSSFARAGCDPKIVNIGAVLSTKKHEQIFREAVNQANKRHGTWKLQLNATSVTHKPNAIQMALSVCEDLISSQVYAILVSHPPAPNDHLTPTPVSYTAGFYRIPVIGLTTRMSIYSDKSIHLSFLRTVPPYSHQANVWFEMMRVFNWNHVILIVSDDHEGRAAQKKLETLLEERESKSKKRNYENLDQLSYDNKRGPKAEKVLQFDPGTKNVTSLLLEAKELEARVIILSASEDDAATVYRSAAMLNMTGSGYVWLVGEREISGNALRYAPDGVIGLQLINGKNESAHISDAVAVVAQAVHDLFEKENITDPPRGCVGNTNIWKTGPLFKRVLMSSKYSEGVTGRVEFNEDGDRKFANYSIMNLQNRKLVQVGIYNGSHVLTNDRKIIWPGGETEKPQGYQMSTKLKIVTIHQEPFVYVKPTQADGTCREEFTINGDPVKKVFCTGPNETIPGRPTVALCCYGFCIDLLIRLAGVMNFTYEVHLVADGKFGTQERVNNSNKKEWNGMMGELLSGQADMIVAPLTINNERAQYIEFSKPFKYQGLTILVKKEIPRSTLDSFMQPFQSTLWLLVGLSVHVVAVMLYLLDRFSPFGRFKVNSEEEEEDALTLSSAMWFSWGVLLNSGIGEGAPRSFSARILGMVWAGFAMIIVASYTANLAAFLVLDRPEERITGINDPRLRNPSDKFIYATVKQSSVDIYFRRQVELSTMYRHMEKHNYESAAEAIQAVRDNKLHAFIWDSAVLEFEASQKCDLVTTGELFFRSGFGIGMRKDSPWKQNVSLAILKSHENGFMEDLDKTWVRYQECDSRSNAPATLTFENMAGVFMLVAGGIVAGIFLIFIEIAYKRHKDARRKQMQLAFAAVNVWRKNLQRELRRRSKCIPEHALRTSGIHFGYPRAVAEPDLVTPSPVGKVTLIGTKAIGEESFSAPAAERGWSPRLAAPAPWRLVLPACANQPCRMVPQECQRDRLAPWSQDSPGKLPPHSERPSAHHHPSCTASPRHIIPTAPGGDACVPHRQLLQLE, from the exons GTCTATGCAATATTAGTTAGTCACCCTCCTGCTCCCAACGATCACCTAACACCAACACCCGTATCATACACAGCTGGCTTCTACAGGATCCCTGTCATTGGTCTGACAACACGCATGTCTATATATTCTGATAAG AGCATCCACCTGTCCTTTTTGCGCACGGTCCCACCATACTCTCACCAGGCCAACGTCTGGTTTGAGATGATGAGAGTCTTCAACTGGAATCACGTCATTCTGATAGTCAGCGACGACCATGAAGGTCGTGCTGCACAAAAGAAGCTGGAGACCCTTTTGGAGGAGAGAGAGTCCAAG AGTAAAAAAAGGAACTATGAAAACCTCGACCAACTTTCCTATGACAACAAGCGAGGACCCAAG GCTGAGAAAGTGCTTCAGTTTGATCCTGGAACCAAAAACGTGACgtcactgctgctggaggctAAGGAGCTGGAGGCTCGTGTCATCATCCTTTCGGCCAG TGAGGATGATGCGGCCACGGTGTACAGATCAGCAGCCATGCTCAATATGACAGGCTCCGGCTACGTGTGGCTGGTGGGGGAACGGGAGATATCGGGCAATGCCCTGCGTTACGCCCCTGATG GAGTGATCGGTCTGCAGCTCATCAACGGGAAGAACGAGTCAGCCCACATCAGTGATGCTGTCGCGGTGGTGGCCCAGGCCGTGCATGACTTGTTTGAGAAGGAGAATATCACAGACCCGCCACGAGGTTGTGTGGGCAACACCAACATCTGGAAGACAGGACCTCTTTTCAAGAG GGTGTTGATGTCCTCCAAGTACTCAGAGGGTGTCACGGGACGGGTGGAGTTCAatgaggatggggacaggaagTTTGCCAACTACAGCATCATGAACCTGCAGAATCGGAAACTGGTCCAAGTTGGGATTTACAACGGCAGCCAC GTCTTGACCAATGACCGGAAGATTATCTGGCCAGGGGGAGAAACTGAGAAACCTCAAGGTTATCAGATGTCAACCAAGCTGAAG ATCGTGACAATCCATCAAGAGCCCTTTGTGTATGTGAAGCCCACGCAAGCAGATGGGACATGCAGGGAGGAATTCACCATCAATGGAGATCCTGTGAAAAAGGTCTTTTGCACCGGACCCAACGAGACCATCCCAG GCCGCCCAACCGTGGCACTGTGCTGCTACGGCTTCTGCATCGACCTGCTCATCCGGCTGGCAGGGGTGATGAACTTCACCTATGAGGTTCACCTGGTGGCTGATGGTAAATTTGGTACCCAAGAGCGG GttaacaacagcaacaagaagGAGTGGAATGGGATGATGGGGGAGCTACTGAGCGGCCAAGCAGACATGATTGTGGCTCCCCTCACCATCAACAACGAGCGGGCACAGTACATTGAGTTCTCCAAACCCTTCAAGTACCAGGGCCTCACCATCCTTGTGAAGAAG GAAATCCCCCGCAGCACCTTGGACTCGTTCATGCAGCCTTTCCAGAGCACGCTttggctgctggtggggctgtcTGTGCACGTGGTGGCAGTGATGTTGTACCTCTTAGACCGATTCAG CCCGTTTGGCCGGTTCAAAGTGAAtagtgaggaggaggaggaagatgccCTGACCCTCTCCTCAGCAATGTGGTTCTCCTGGGGAGTCCTGCTGAACTCCGGCATCGGAGAAG GTGCTCCCCGGAGTTTCTCTGCCCGTATTCTTGGCATGGTGTGGGCTGGCTTTGCTATGATCATTGTGGCTTCATACACTGCCAATCTGGCAGCCTTCCTGGTGTTAGACCGGCCTGAGGAGAGAATTACGGGCATTAACGACCCCCGG ctgcgcAACCCCTCTGATAAATTCATCTATGCCACGGTGAAGCAGAGCTCGGTGGACATCTACTTCCGACGGCAGGTGGAGCTGAGCACCATGTACCGGCATATGGAGAAACACAACTACGAGAGCGCTGCCGAAGCCATCCAGGCAGTGAGGGACAA CAAGCTCCATGCCTTCATCTGGGACTCGGCGGTGCTGGAGTTTGAAGCCTCCCAGAAGTGTGACCTGGTGACGACGGGGGAGCTTTTCTTCCGCTCCGGCTTCGGGATTGGGATGCGCAAGGACAGCCCGTGGAAGCAGAACGTCTCCCTGGCCATCCTCAA GTCCCACGAGAACGGCTTCATGGAGGATTTGGACAAGACTTGGGTGAGGTATCAGGAGTGTGATTCCCGTAGCAATGCCCCAGCAACACTCACCTTTGAAAATATGGCAG GTGTGTTTATGCTGGTGGCTGGAGGTATTGTTGCCgggatatttttaatattcataGAAATAGCTTACAAAAGGCATAAGGACGCGCGGAGGAAGCAGATGCAGCTGGCGTTTGCGGCCGTTAATGTGTGGAGGAAAAACCTGCAG AGAGAACTGAGAAGGAGGAGCAAATGTATCCCCGAGCATGCTCTACGCACCAGCGGGATACATTTTGGTTACCCCCGTGCGGTAGCAGAGCCAGACCTGGTCACTCCGTCCCCCGTCGGAAAGGTCACACTCATTGGCACGAAAGCAATTGGGGAGGAATCGTTCTCAGCGCCCGCCGCAGAGCGCGGCTGGTCCCCACGGCTCGCTGCCCCCGCACCATGGCGGCTGGTGCTCCCAGCCTGCGCTAACCAG ccctgcagaatgGTCCCTCAGGAGTGCCAGAGAGACAGGCTGGCACCATGGAGCCAAGACAGCCCTGGGAAGCTACCACCCCACTCTGAACGTCCTAGCGCCCACCATCACCCGAGCTGCACAGCCTCTCCGCGGCACATCATCCCCACCGCCCCAGGAGGAGATGCATGTGTTCCCCATAGGCAGCTCCTGCAACTCGAATAG